Proteins encoded within one genomic window of Triticum aestivum cultivar Chinese Spring chromosome 2D, IWGSC CS RefSeq v2.1, whole genome shotgun sequence:
- the LOC123049909 gene encoding ubiquinol oxidase 1b, mitochondrial has translation MSSRMAGATLLRHLGPHLFAAAEPASGLAASARGILPAAARIFPARMASTAAGAHAKQEGDAEKPESATAPEQNKKPVASYWGIEPRKLVKDDGTEWPWFSFRPWDTYRPDTSIDVAKHHEPRAVADKVAYLIVRTLRAGSDLFFQRRHASHALLLETVAAVPPMVGGVLLHLRSLRRFEHSGGWIRALMEEAENERMHLMTFMEVTQPLWWERALVLATQGVFFNAYFVGYLISPKFAHRFVGYLEEEAVHSYTEYLKDLEAGLIENTPAPAIAIDYWRLPADARLKDVVIAVRADEAHHRDANHYASDIHYQGMTLNQTPAPLGYH, from the coding sequence ATGAGCTCTCGGATGGCCGGAGCCACGTTGCTGCGCCACCTGGGCCCCCACCTcttcgccgccgccgagccggCGTCCGGGCTCGCCGCGAGCGCGAGGGGTATCCTGCCCGCCGCCGCGAGGATCTTCCCCGCGCGGATGGCCAGCACCGCCGCCGGCGCGCATGCCAAACAAGAAGGTGACGCTGAAAAGCCCGAGAGCGCCACAGCGCCGGAGCAGAACAAGAAGCCCGTGGCGAGCTACTGGGGCATCGAGCCGCGGAAGCTCGTCAAGGACGACGGCACGGAGTGGCCGTGGTTCTCCTTCAGGCCGTGGGACACgtaccggccggacacgtccatcgACGTGGCCAAGCACCACGAGCCCAGGGCGGTGGCGGACAAGGTGGCGTACCTCATCGTGCGGACGCTGCGCGCGGGCAGCGACCTCTTCTTCCAGCGCCGCCACGCTAGCCACGCGCTGCTGCTTGAGACGGTGGCGGCGGTGCCGCCCATGGTGGGCGGCGTGCTGCTGCACCTGCGCTCGCTCCGCCGATTCGAGCACAGCGGCGGCTGGATCCGCGCGCTCATGGAGGAGGCCGAGAACGAGCGCATGCACCTCATGACCTTCATGGAGGTGACGCAGCCCCTGTGGTGGGAGCGCGCGCTCGTGCTCGCCACGCAGGGCGTCTTCTTCAACGCCTACTTCGTCGGCTACCTCATCTCCCCCAAGTTCGCGCACCGCTTCGTCGGCTACCTCGAGGAGGAGGCCGTCCACTCCTACACCGAGTACCTCAAGGACCTTGAGGCCGGCTTGATCGAGAACACGCCCGCGCCGGCCATTGCCATCGACTACTGGCGCCTCCCCGCCGACGCCAGGCTCAAGGACGTCGTCATCGCCGTGCGCGCCGACGAGGCGCATCACCGCGACGCCAACCACTACGCATCGGACATCCATTACCAGGGAATGACGCTGAATCAGACGCCTGCGCCGCTCGGCTACCACTGA
- the LOC123054418 gene encoding uncharacterized protein: MDPSAAEPAPPRAAPGRGADPTERRRRWCGITVRGALVMLFPIAVSFLFSFLFGIAGLLLGGLSSNASVSMPSTCRILSTGLDIRSSKVCELGLLNYKAKHVFYPSSNRRFRCHDDYYWASVFEVEYTEYFSGQTSYAMAEAPKEALPHNCRPDFGAVWSTTAKFKVNESYNCRYTLGSTKADIYSDKLFNCTAEDPSIIEMLKRIFVLFSKFCKSKDFSSWWMLGYAAAGVVAGVVSSILITIAVRVLRGVFLAAARRAVSNHSIRVFAYRFKRACLLVAYISFVGWITLQYSKMVGLKELVLDFKLLERFL; the protein is encoded by the exons ATGGATCCGTCGGCGGCAGAGCCTGCGCCACCACGGGCCGCCCCGGGCAGAGGGGCGGACCCAACGGAGCGGCGCAGGCGGTGGTGCGGGATCACAGTCCGCGGGGCCCTCGTGATGCTCTTCCCCATCGCCGTGTCattcctcttctccttcctcttcggCATCGCTGGCCTCCTCCTCGGCGGGCTCTCCTCCAACGCGTCCGTCTCCATGCCCTCCACCTGCCGCATCCTCTCTACCG GCCTGGACATTCGGTCATCTAAGGTTTGCGAGCTTGGACTGTTGAACTATAAAGCTAAGCATGTATTTTACCCCTCGAGTAATCGAAGATTCCGCTGCCATGATGACTATTACTGGGCTTCAGTTTTTGAG GTTGAATACACAGAATATTTTTCTGGTCAAACATCTTATGCAATGGCAGAAGCTCCAAAAGAGGCTCTTCCTCACAATTGCCGGCCTGATTTTGGTGCTGTATGGTCAACAACAGCAAAGTTCAAG GTCAATGAATCATACAACTGCAGATACACACTGGGGAGTACCAAAGCTGACATTTATTCAGACAAGCTATTCAATTGCACTGCTGAGGATCCTTCAATAATTGAAATGCTGAAGAGGATTTTTGTACT GTTTTCAAAGTTCTGCAAGTCAAAAGATTTCAGTTCGTGGTGGATGCTTGGATATGCGGCAGCAGGGGTTGTGGCGGGCGTGGTGAGCTCTATACTCATCACCATAGCAGTAAGAGTCCTCCGAGGAGTGTTCCTTGCTGCCGCCAGGCGGGCTGTGAGCAACCATAGCATCAGGGTCTTTGCTTACCGTTTCAAGCGGGCGTGCCTTCTTGTTGCGTATATATCTTTCGTTGGCTGGATCACCTTGCAGTACAGCAAAATGGTTGGGCTGAAGGAGCTTGTGCTGGACTTCAAACTCCTGGAGAGGTTCTTGTAA